A region from the Danaus plexippus chromosome 26, MEX_DaPlex, whole genome shotgun sequence genome encodes:
- the LOC116774255 gene encoding AT-rich interactive domain-containing protein 2 isoform X3, protein MPNEQDFAVNVCTVLAADHSNRLPLSTTPHILDFLLAHAGVYNHSSLRDTIGRSYFESRGRYPHEFWSERAGGGGARELADETKFTGDQPELVVQALAAHNTLTDCLMLAGGEEENMEKIVEDDTEDWVTEPSEEDQLFAPTLPGGATCVYTQRVLQIASIVRSLSFHEENVQYLARNTTLIRFLLLCANCWVGTLRQSGLDTLGNVAAELIIKDPATCLISRHVLSTIQSALVSQDRARVLAALELLNKLAQNEVNEEALLKALESKVYSDVCALLTLRDIMVLVCTLECVYALTGLGDRACEAVARVPGLLHTLVSLVTVEAQSYGPRACILMRVVETVSGPPAVDHVQPHTVQNNIPSQQVQAPKPQVEPPVASPAAATHTQPTTLQQSHMQQRTVQENEHFAQAWLRATYEALPASDNSACDAADVYRQYLACCTKLARKGVIAPAHFPRLVRTVFGGTVGPNTVSTSTGETQHVYIGIRAKNIANRSNPPVGPSSPILKAQLTNKPSATVETKPVVTQLQTPAQTADNSNTSLIKHLLAHKVSAAHTHVAQRQQSQQRLPTSGTVVVQTSTATSLQNMEVDPEALIKCTTIIPGTVTSTSVQEKIVVSASDEVMVQKDEPVQIQIDDQAQLTIKTAQNKMLADLLEKKSNPPVQVVQMGQQINAPTIQITETGQIVQVKSENMIQLSDSVQPSAPFFQIKNEQGQLIQIKNDQGQIIQLKSDQLQGMIQIKNDQGQIVQIKNDNLAQLLQSGVIQKNEKDIAESVVTDHSYTEPPNKKIKVEDKAENPPESVSKTAANLYAALAASLQDEDDLLPPKQEPVDVIQPSVLVGTPENQSVLIQEPILQVQQPTLQVQQPTLQVQQPSLQVQQPTIQMQQPALQVQQPLQVQQPMLQVQPMDVQNIMSQAGQIILQEKQVATQQTQFVQQPMQLIAAPSTSQGGLSYIAQNIPGNMMQKTIIIVQGTGGGPLTLTVNNPSGLDEATLNSLIAQATEAITQQQIIQNSGVIQSQRVIVSQSALVSSSQPIMLKTSITQNPPQLTPSQQPIITSQPQPHKAQIVNPQQIVVTQKQPPGIISTSSGNQIVSTIVGSNQQIIQGNQQLLQGNQQIIAVSNNQQIIVNTPMKPTHRVVQASRNQVTTVVTSNQAVVTTDTKTVQSSAKPQSVMRQVITRQPVMVGNTKIGDKEMVVTQPVTEKIQQPKKIETPPPQTPLQTQPPTTPGSEDTPWICHWRGCGKTFSSSSEVFTHVARTHCPSTAGGEAPCMWLDCDRVPRKTFALLNHLTDKHCTPNALKAIFNSRRHTASEAESGKPMSVGYPPNAALAALNKHAADMFNPRELMHRADVTRTPDASDENEGPVTKSIRLTAALILRNIVIYSNTGRRLLRSYEAHLASIALSNVEASRTISQVLYDMNNI, encoded by the exons ATGCCGAATGAACAGGATTTTGCTGTTAACGTTTGCACAGTATTAGCCGCTGATCATTCTAACCGGCTTCCGTTGAGCACAACACCTCATATACTGGATTTCTTGCTAGCTCATGCTGGAGTTTATAATCACT cgAGCCTCCGAGATACAATCGGCCGTTCATACTTCGAATCTCGCGGTCGGTATCCCCACGAGTTCTGGTCGGAGCGAGCTGGTGGTGGCGGGGCGAGGGAACTGGCCGACGAGACGAAGTTCACCGGGGATCAACCTGAACTGGTCGTGCAGGCATTGGCTGCACATAACACACTCACGGATTGTCTGATGCTGGCTGGTGGTGAAGAAGAGAATATGGAGAAGATTGTTGAGGAT GACACCGAGGATTGGGTGACGGAACCTTCAGAGGAAGATCAGCTGTTTGCTCCGACGTTACCAGGAGGCGCCACATGTGTTTACACACAACGTGTACTACAGATAGCTAGCATCGTACGAAGCCTGTCCTTTCACGAGGAGAATGTACAGTACTTAGCCAGGAATACCACTCTTATAAG ATTCTTACTGCTATGCGCTAACTGTTGGGTGGGAACTCTTCGTCAGAGCGGTCTAGACACGCTCGGTAACGTTGCTGCCGAGCTCATTATTAAA GACCCCGCGACATGTTTGATATCTCGTCATGTTCTATCAACCATACAATCTGCGCTCGTATCTCAAGATCGTGCTAGAGTGTTGGCAGCACTGGAGCTCTTGAATAAATTGGCACAGAACGAAGTCAACGAGGAAGCATTACTCAAAGCATTGGAATCaaaa GTGTATAGCGACGTGTGTGCTCTGCTCACCCTCCGTGATATAATGGTGTTGGTCTGCACCCTGGAGTGTGTATACGCCCTTACCGGCCTCGGAGACCGCGCGTGTGAGGCGGTCGCACGTGTACCGGGACTGCTACACACACTCGTCTCACTGGTTACTGTTgag GCTCAGAGCTACGGTCCCCGCGCGTGTATCCTCATGCGTGTGGTGGAGACGGTTAGCGGTCCGCCCGCGGTGGACCACGTGCAACCACACACAGTACAGAACAATATC CCCTCCCAACAGGTTCAAGCCCCAAAGCCTCAAGTGGAACCCCCCGTGGCGTCCCCCGCAGCCGCCACCCACACACAGCCTACTACACTACAACAATCCCACATGCAACAACGTACTGTACaa gaAAACGAGCACTTCGCCCAAGCGTGGCTCCGCGCTACTTACGAAGCTCTGCCCGCGTCGGACAACAGCGCGTGCGATGCTGCGGACGTGTACAGGCAGTACCTCGCGTGCTGCACCAAACTGGCTCGCAAGGGAGTCATCGCACCAGCGCACTTCCCGCGACTTGTCAG gacGGTGTTCGGCGGCACGGTTGGGCCAAACACAGTGAGCACTTCTACGGGTGAAACACAACATGTGTACATCGGCATACGAGCGAAGAACATAGCAAATAGAAGTAATCCGCCTGttg GTCCGTCGTCACCTATATTAAAAGCTCAACTCACTAACAAGCCGAGCGCGACCGTTGAAACAAAGCCGGTCGTGACGCAACTGCAG ACGCCAGCGCAGACCGCGGACAACAGCAACACGTCGCTTATCAAACACCTGTTAGCGCACAAAGTAAGCGCTGCTCACACACAC GTCGCCCAGAGACAGCAAAGCCAACAACGTCTACCGACCTCTGGAACAGTGGTTGTACAAACATCTACAGCG ACATCGCTCCAGAATATGGAGGTGGATCCAGAAGCGCTCATCAAATGTACGACGATAATACCCGGAACCGTCACCAGCACATCTGTTCAGGAGAAG attGTAGTGAGCGCTTCCGACGAAGTTATGg TACAAAAAGACGAACCAGTTCAAATACAGATAGACGATCAGGCTCAATTGACTATA AAAACAGCACAGAACAAGATGCTGGCTGATCTCCTTGAGAAAAAATCAAACCCACCAGTACAGGTTGTACAGATGGGACAACAAATAAATGCACCAACTATACAAATAACGGAAACAGGACAAATAGTTCAAGTTAAATCGGAAAATATGATACAGTTATCGGATTCCGTACAACCGAGCGCGCcgttttttcaaattaagaaCGAGCAAGGACAACTGATACAGATCAAAAACGACCAAGGACAGATTATACAACTCAAAAGCGACCAATTACAGGGCATGATTCAAATTAAGAACGACCAAGGTCAGATcgtacagattaaaaatgacAATCTAGCACAGTTATTACAGTCTGGTGTTATACAGAAGAATGAGAAGGACATAGCGGAAAGTGTTGTGACGGATCACTCGTATACGGAACCACCGAACAAGAAAATCAAAGTCGAAGACAAGGCAGAG AATCCCCCGGAAAGCGTTTCAAAGACTGCTGCCAATCTGTACGCGGCCTTAGCTGCCAGCCTCCAGGATGAAGACGATCTG CTTCCACCGAAACAAGAACCCGTGGATGTTATTCAGCCATCAGTATTAGTCGGTACTCCGGAGAACCAATCAGTTTTGATACAAGAACCTATATTACAG GTGCAGCAACCAACATTACAAGTGCAACAACCAACATTACAAGTGCAGCAACCGTCGTTACAAGTGCAGCAACCCACGATACAGATGCAGCAACCGGCGTTACAGGTACAG CAGCCCTTACAAGTTCAACAGCCGATGCTGCAAGTTCAACCAATGGATGTACAGAATATCATGTCCCAGGCTGGACAGATTATATTGCAGG aaAAACAGGTCGCTACTCAGCAGACGCAGTTTGTACAACAGCCCATGCAACTTATAGCAGCACCAAGCACATCAcaag GTGGTTTGAGTTACATAGCGCAAAACATACCCGGTAATATGATGCAGAAAACCATCATAATAGTTCAGGGTACTGGAGGTGGTCCTCTCACACTAACG gtTAACAATCCCTCTGGTTTGGACGAGGCCACGCTAAACTCGCTCATAGCGCAGGCGACTGAGGCGATAACACAGCAGCAAATTATTCAG AACTCAGGAGTGATACAATCACAAAGGGTGATAGTCAGTCAGTCAGCGCTAGTCAGCTCGTCACAACCCATAATGCTGAAAACTTCCATCACACAG AATCCACCTCAACTGACGCCAAGCCAGCAACCTATAATAACATCTCAACCACAACCTCACAAAGCACAAATCGTTAACCCTCAACAAATCGTCGTCACCCAAAAACAACCACCTGGTATAATAAGTACGTCATCTGGCAACCAGATCGTTAGCACTATAGTTGGTAGCAACCAGCAAATAATCCAAGGAAATCAGCAGTTACTTCAGGGTAACCAACAAATAATAGCGGTTTCCAACAACCAGCAAATAATAGTTAACACTCCAATGAAACCAACTCATAGAGTTGTCCAAGCATCAAGGAACCAGGTTACAACAGTTGTGACCAGTAACCAGGCTGTCGTCACAACTGATACAAAAACTGTTCAGAGTTCAGCG AAACCTCAATCGGTGATGCGACAGGTTATAACTCGACAACCAGTCATGGTCGGCAATACCAAGATCGGTGACAAAGAAATGGTGGTCACGCAACCTGTAACTGAG AAGATTCAACAACCAAAGAAGATAGAAACTCCACCGCCACAGACGCCACTTCAGACACAGCCGCCTACGACGCCAGGGTCTGAGGACACGCCCTGGATCTGTCACTGGAGGGGATGCGGGAA AACGTTCTCCAGTTCGTCCGAGGTGTTCACTCACGTGGCTCGGACCCACTGTCCCAGTACAGCCGGCGGTGAAGCCCCCTGTATGTGGCTAGACTGTGATCGAGTCCCACGGAAGACATTTGCCTTACTAAACCATCTCACTGACAAACATTGTACTCCAAAT GCTCTCAAAGCAATATTCAATTCCCGTCGTCACACCGCGAGCGAGGCCGAGTCTGGTAAGCCTATGTCAGTGGGATATCCGCCGAACGCAGCGTTGGCGGCCTTGAACAAACACGCGGCCGATATGTTCAATCCCAGGGAGCTTATG CACCGGGCCGATGTGACCCGCACGCCGGACGCTTCG GATGAAAACGAAGGCCCAGTTACGAAAAGCATTCGACTAACAGCGGCACTTATTCTCAGAAACATAGTTATTTACTCAAACACTGGTAGAAG attACTACGTTCATACGAAGCGCATTTGGCGTCAATAGCCCTCAGCAATGTGGAGGCATCGCGAACTATCTCCCAAGTTCTGTACGATATGAACAATATATGA
- the LOC116774255 gene encoding AT-rich interactive domain-containing protein 2 isoform X4, whose product MPNEQDFAVNVCTVLAADHSNRLPLSTTPHILDFLLAHAGVYNHSSLRDTIGRSYFESRGRYPHEFWSERAGGGGARELADETKFTGDQPELVVQALAAHNTLTDCLMLAGGEEENMEKIVEDDTEDWVTEPSEEDQLFAPTLPGGATCVYTQRVLQIASIVRSLSFHEENVQYLARNTTLIRFLLLCANCWVGTLRQSGLDTLGNVAAELIIKDPATCLISRHVLSTIQSALVSQDRARVLAALELLNKLAQNEVNEEALLKALESKVYSDVCALLTLRDIMVLVCTLECVYALTGLGDRACEAVARVPGLLHTLVSLVTVEAQSYGPRACILMRVVETVSGPPAVDHVQPHTVQNNIPSQQVQAPKPQVEPPVASPAAATHTQPTTLQQSHMQQRTVQENEHFAQAWLRATYEALPASDNSACDAADVYRQYLACCTKLARKGVIAPAHFPRLVRTVFGGTVGPNTVSTSTGETQHVYIGIRAKNIANRSNPPVGPSSPILKAQLTNKPSATVETKPVVTQLQTPAQTADNSNTSLIKHLLAHKVSAAHTHVAQRQQSQQRLPTSGTVVVQTSTATSLQNMEVDPEALIKCTTIIPGTVTSTSVQEKIVVSASDEVMVQKDEPVQIQIDDQAQLTIKTAQNKMLADLLEKKSNPPVQVVQMGQQINAPTIQITETGQIVQVKSENMIQLSDSVQPSAPFFQIKNEQGQLIQIKNDQGQIIQLKSDQLQGMIQIKNDQGQIVQIKNDNLAQLLQSGVIQKNEKDIAESVVTDHSYTEPPNKKIKVEDKAENPPESVSKTAANLYAALAASLQDEDDLLPPKQEPVDVIQPSVLVGTPENQSVLIQEPILQQPTLQVQQPTLQVQQPSLQVQQPTIQMQQPALQVQVQQPLQVQQPMLQVQPMDVQNIMSQAGQIILQEKQVATQQTQFVQQPMQLIAAPSTSQGGLSYIAQNIPGNMMQKTIIIVQGTGGGPLTLTVNNPSGLDEATLNSLIAQATEAITQQQIIQNSGVIQSQRVIVSQSALVSSSQPIMLKTSITQNPPQLTPSQQPIITSQPQPHKAQIVNPQQIVVTQKQPPGIISTSSGNQIVSTIVGSNQQIIQGNQQLLQGNQQIIAVSNNQQIIVNTPMKPTHRVVQASRNQVTTVVTSNQAVVTTDTKTVQSSAKPQSVMRQVITRQPVMVGNTKIGDKEMVVTQPVTEKIQQPKKIETPPPQTPLQTQPPTTPGSEDTPWICHWRGCGKTFSSSSEVFTHVARTHCPSTAGGEAPCMWLDCDRVPRKTFALLNHLTDKHCTPNALKAIFNSRRHTASEAESGKPMSVGYPPNAALAALNKHAADMFNPRELMHRADVTRTPDASDENEGPVTKSIRLTAALILRNIVIYSNTGRRLLRSYEAHLASIALSNVEASRTISQVLYDMNNI is encoded by the exons ATGCCGAATGAACAGGATTTTGCTGTTAACGTTTGCACAGTATTAGCCGCTGATCATTCTAACCGGCTTCCGTTGAGCACAACACCTCATATACTGGATTTCTTGCTAGCTCATGCTGGAGTTTATAATCACT cgAGCCTCCGAGATACAATCGGCCGTTCATACTTCGAATCTCGCGGTCGGTATCCCCACGAGTTCTGGTCGGAGCGAGCTGGTGGTGGCGGGGCGAGGGAACTGGCCGACGAGACGAAGTTCACCGGGGATCAACCTGAACTGGTCGTGCAGGCATTGGCTGCACATAACACACTCACGGATTGTCTGATGCTGGCTGGTGGTGAAGAAGAGAATATGGAGAAGATTGTTGAGGAT GACACCGAGGATTGGGTGACGGAACCTTCAGAGGAAGATCAGCTGTTTGCTCCGACGTTACCAGGAGGCGCCACATGTGTTTACACACAACGTGTACTACAGATAGCTAGCATCGTACGAAGCCTGTCCTTTCACGAGGAGAATGTACAGTACTTAGCCAGGAATACCACTCTTATAAG ATTCTTACTGCTATGCGCTAACTGTTGGGTGGGAACTCTTCGTCAGAGCGGTCTAGACACGCTCGGTAACGTTGCTGCCGAGCTCATTATTAAA GACCCCGCGACATGTTTGATATCTCGTCATGTTCTATCAACCATACAATCTGCGCTCGTATCTCAAGATCGTGCTAGAGTGTTGGCAGCACTGGAGCTCTTGAATAAATTGGCACAGAACGAAGTCAACGAGGAAGCATTACTCAAAGCATTGGAATCaaaa GTGTATAGCGACGTGTGTGCTCTGCTCACCCTCCGTGATATAATGGTGTTGGTCTGCACCCTGGAGTGTGTATACGCCCTTACCGGCCTCGGAGACCGCGCGTGTGAGGCGGTCGCACGTGTACCGGGACTGCTACACACACTCGTCTCACTGGTTACTGTTgag GCTCAGAGCTACGGTCCCCGCGCGTGTATCCTCATGCGTGTGGTGGAGACGGTTAGCGGTCCGCCCGCGGTGGACCACGTGCAACCACACACAGTACAGAACAATATC CCCTCCCAACAGGTTCAAGCCCCAAAGCCTCAAGTGGAACCCCCCGTGGCGTCCCCCGCAGCCGCCACCCACACACAGCCTACTACACTACAACAATCCCACATGCAACAACGTACTGTACaa gaAAACGAGCACTTCGCCCAAGCGTGGCTCCGCGCTACTTACGAAGCTCTGCCCGCGTCGGACAACAGCGCGTGCGATGCTGCGGACGTGTACAGGCAGTACCTCGCGTGCTGCACCAAACTGGCTCGCAAGGGAGTCATCGCACCAGCGCACTTCCCGCGACTTGTCAG gacGGTGTTCGGCGGCACGGTTGGGCCAAACACAGTGAGCACTTCTACGGGTGAAACACAACATGTGTACATCGGCATACGAGCGAAGAACATAGCAAATAGAAGTAATCCGCCTGttg GTCCGTCGTCACCTATATTAAAAGCTCAACTCACTAACAAGCCGAGCGCGACCGTTGAAACAAAGCCGGTCGTGACGCAACTGCAG ACGCCAGCGCAGACCGCGGACAACAGCAACACGTCGCTTATCAAACACCTGTTAGCGCACAAAGTAAGCGCTGCTCACACACAC GTCGCCCAGAGACAGCAAAGCCAACAACGTCTACCGACCTCTGGAACAGTGGTTGTACAAACATCTACAGCG ACATCGCTCCAGAATATGGAGGTGGATCCAGAAGCGCTCATCAAATGTACGACGATAATACCCGGAACCGTCACCAGCACATCTGTTCAGGAGAAG attGTAGTGAGCGCTTCCGACGAAGTTATGg TACAAAAAGACGAACCAGTTCAAATACAGATAGACGATCAGGCTCAATTGACTATA AAAACAGCACAGAACAAGATGCTGGCTGATCTCCTTGAGAAAAAATCAAACCCACCAGTACAGGTTGTACAGATGGGACAACAAATAAATGCACCAACTATACAAATAACGGAAACAGGACAAATAGTTCAAGTTAAATCGGAAAATATGATACAGTTATCGGATTCCGTACAACCGAGCGCGCcgttttttcaaattaagaaCGAGCAAGGACAACTGATACAGATCAAAAACGACCAAGGACAGATTATACAACTCAAAAGCGACCAATTACAGGGCATGATTCAAATTAAGAACGACCAAGGTCAGATcgtacagattaaaaatgacAATCTAGCACAGTTATTACAGTCTGGTGTTATACAGAAGAATGAGAAGGACATAGCGGAAAGTGTTGTGACGGATCACTCGTATACGGAACCACCGAACAAGAAAATCAAAGTCGAAGACAAGGCAGAG AATCCCCCGGAAAGCGTTTCAAAGACTGCTGCCAATCTGTACGCGGCCTTAGCTGCCAGCCTCCAGGATGAAGACGATCTG CTTCCACCGAAACAAGAACCCGTGGATGTTATTCAGCCATCAGTATTAGTCGGTACTCCGGAGAACCAATCAGTTTTGATACAAGAACCTATATTACAG CAACCAACATTACAAGTGCAACAACCAACATTACAAGTGCAGCAACCGTCGTTACAAGTGCAGCAACCCACGATACAGATGCAGCAACCGGCGTTACAGGTACAG GTACAGCAGCCCTTACAAGTTCAACAGCCGATGCTGCAAGTTCAACCAATGGATGTACAGAATATCATGTCCCAGGCTGGACAGATTATATTGCAGG aaAAACAGGTCGCTACTCAGCAGACGCAGTTTGTACAACAGCCCATGCAACTTATAGCAGCACCAAGCACATCAcaag GTGGTTTGAGTTACATAGCGCAAAACATACCCGGTAATATGATGCAGAAAACCATCATAATAGTTCAGGGTACTGGAGGTGGTCCTCTCACACTAACG gtTAACAATCCCTCTGGTTTGGACGAGGCCACGCTAAACTCGCTCATAGCGCAGGCGACTGAGGCGATAACACAGCAGCAAATTATTCAG AACTCAGGAGTGATACAATCACAAAGGGTGATAGTCAGTCAGTCAGCGCTAGTCAGCTCGTCACAACCCATAATGCTGAAAACTTCCATCACACAG AATCCACCTCAACTGACGCCAAGCCAGCAACCTATAATAACATCTCAACCACAACCTCACAAAGCACAAATCGTTAACCCTCAACAAATCGTCGTCACCCAAAAACAACCACCTGGTATAATAAGTACGTCATCTGGCAACCAGATCGTTAGCACTATAGTTGGTAGCAACCAGCAAATAATCCAAGGAAATCAGCAGTTACTTCAGGGTAACCAACAAATAATAGCGGTTTCCAACAACCAGCAAATAATAGTTAACACTCCAATGAAACCAACTCATAGAGTTGTCCAAGCATCAAGGAACCAGGTTACAACAGTTGTGACCAGTAACCAGGCTGTCGTCACAACTGATACAAAAACTGTTCAGAGTTCAGCG AAACCTCAATCGGTGATGCGACAGGTTATAACTCGACAACCAGTCATGGTCGGCAATACCAAGATCGGTGACAAAGAAATGGTGGTCACGCAACCTGTAACTGAG AAGATTCAACAACCAAAGAAGATAGAAACTCCACCGCCACAGACGCCACTTCAGACACAGCCGCCTACGACGCCAGGGTCTGAGGACACGCCCTGGATCTGTCACTGGAGGGGATGCGGGAA AACGTTCTCCAGTTCGTCCGAGGTGTTCACTCACGTGGCTCGGACCCACTGTCCCAGTACAGCCGGCGGTGAAGCCCCCTGTATGTGGCTAGACTGTGATCGAGTCCCACGGAAGACATTTGCCTTACTAAACCATCTCACTGACAAACATTGTACTCCAAAT GCTCTCAAAGCAATATTCAATTCCCGTCGTCACACCGCGAGCGAGGCCGAGTCTGGTAAGCCTATGTCAGTGGGATATCCGCCGAACGCAGCGTTGGCGGCCTTGAACAAACACGCGGCCGATATGTTCAATCCCAGGGAGCTTATG CACCGGGCCGATGTGACCCGCACGCCGGACGCTTCG GATGAAAACGAAGGCCCAGTTACGAAAAGCATTCGACTAACAGCGGCACTTATTCTCAGAAACATAGTTATTTACTCAAACACTGGTAGAAG attACTACGTTCATACGAAGCGCATTTGGCGTCAATAGCCCTCAGCAATGTGGAGGCATCGCGAACTATCTCCCAAGTTCTGTACGATATGAACAATATATGA